A segment of the Nilaparvata lugens isolate BPH chromosome X, ASM1435652v1, whole genome shotgun sequence genome:
ATGCactagtcagccattttggccccgcccccagtcaataggaagcaaggggcgtgttcaaaatggcgtccctccaccccccttccctagtgtcggtcattttgtcccccaccacttcaaccaataggaagaggcgacggccatctttgttgtagcaggtgtccatctgTCATCTCCCCAACCAAGAGGTTCCCCTACCCAGGAAGTGCCCCCGACGGCGGcagccatctttgttgtagcaggtgttctgacatctgccccagttaacacctgcttgttaccaatttgcatattaaaaatatccccacatttaaaatctttaaaatctttaaactctcaaactacactactagcgctaaactctcaaactacactactagcgctaaactctcaaactacactactagtgTTCAAAGTTTGGTGCAAATTAAACtatgttccttgttttcctccaccacaggaagaatgaaaaaaattacatttcatatttgtttgtatgagatgtcattttccccacactatgctgtaaaaggaatggtggcgctttttttaatgtgctttccccatattgagaaaactcttaTTGAATGTTactataataggatgtagaatagataggctaatctattctacatactactatagttattcattacaaagtgttaatcaacattaggcctattgcacaacaatatagtgcatgttccttttttccaccaccacaggaagaatgaaaaaaattacatttcatgagaattgttatttttcccacactatgctgtaaaaggaatggtggcgctttttttaatgtgctatccccatattgagaaaactctaattgaatgtcacttagttattcaatacaaagtattaatcaacattaggcctattgcacaatcaatgatgggaataggttttttttttttatttttttcatatattcctttcttcttctagaagaacaagaggcgatttaccttctcgctgtacacacttcagatagagtttttgtttgttgaaatcctcaagtgtttgaagattcaatacaCTCAGAAATTTCTCAGGTAAGTAAACTTCGCAATAATAGTCACCATTGCTGTCATGATCGTATAACCTCATTATGATTCGCTGTCCCTGCTGTGTTCTCACCAATCTAGCGTGTACAACACGGTACCACGAATCATTGTCAAGATCTTTGAGTGAGACCGTTGGATattcagttttcgaaatataattgaatgacttcATACTAAAAAGTCTATCATTTCCAGTGTTGCTTCTCTGCAGATGGTgatccataataataataataataaaagcttaCCGCGCGTGCGATCGAGTGCAAGAATAACAAAGCAGCTATATGCTTGCGTGGGTTGTCGGTTGAAGACTGAGCAAACCTGTTAAGCCGTCAGCCCCCCACAACCCATTCCGTTTCCTGTCGACTCCTTCcacattccttctgttgactcgTTCTCCCCTCCGCCTCCTCACACCTTTCCTTCTATTGACTTCCCGCCATTCACCTTTACACGCACTCTCGctttctaccttcttcttcttcttctttacatgtagccgcattcctttcttctcccacctcttctttacagcagctagtcgcttcttcttcttctttacatgtaggcgcattcctttcttctcccacctcttctttacagctagtcgccgcatcttcttctcctcctctgttcACCTCTAGCGatcttaaaatttcttcttcaattcttattagcttgtttacattcaaactaaagggtctgtaataagctaagtaatcactgatatcgttaatattaactgtatttagaaatattgctttcaattgtctagcaatactactgttttttttctctattgctttttgacacaaatcataccattcaatgtagttttgtaatttaatttctaaacattctgGTGCATAAGACCAAGTTTGTGGATTCATTATAGCTCTTCAATCTGCTGCTGCTACCGAAGGTACACTGAATGAGTGGTActagaacagtgaaatttattgcttttcgcTTCTCCCTTCCACCACTACCTACATTTTCGCTACAGGTCAGACTGCATACTCTCGCTTTatgcaaaatcaaatcaaatccacaataaacacacagtatgctttccccatcaaaataaaaaccttgtcGGGCATAGTTGCGTTTTCGTTGTTTAGTTAACAGCTTACAATGtttcatactttccattctattattttcgcatGTATAATCGATATCAGCAGCATTACGATTCAATGAACTCATATTTTTTGTAGGCATTGAAGCAGCAGCACTATTCTCCTTTGTTTGCTTGTTACACATcaagattgtcaaataatgatacgCACTGAACAGCGCACACCGCCCATTGGATGaattgttatgaattttgcatacactaaaacaccaagaattttcaaacattgtatagtctggtttttgaatatcctccggcatagtaagcacattgtcgtgtaaccttttcaaaaactgtgtttttcctcttccctttgtatagattgtggtataattttgcaaatatgaagcaagcagcgcgtcagtgtaaattaagtcgccttggtcccatctaattttatgatagttatgttcaagccagctgacatcacggtacatttttctactcagtaatgttttcggaaatggtgatttaaagTGTAGCACAATATGTCGTAGTTTGTAATCGATTATGGCTAcctctttaataatgataaaattatcatcacttttgaaaaaatgaaactcgactacagcaaaatcaatgtcatcatTTTTCGAAAACCTGTCCCATTCTTCTTCACTCTTCTCCTCCTTAATTCTTGCTGCCTCCTTCTtcgattcttcttcttctttatccaagtcgcattgtatgccaaagtctcgaaattttgttgatacttgctcatcatcgtccattttctgttgtccgtcggtgcatgcacacattctatgtacaaatgcatcaaattttgcttttgtcaatgatgacaatgatgataatgatgataacgacgacgacgacgacgacgactgaggaatatctatgttattattcaagctattagAACACATTACAACTGAACACTGATGTAATTACTGTTCATACACGCACTTTTATATAgccccctcctccttctttgtCATGCATAGCTCGCTCTTGCGTCAAATTACTGTACTTCACGAACTAATGCGCTCAATGGTTTGTATTCTACTAATGTGtcacttatcaaaatacaatatgcagtcgttaaatttggcacattttctgtaaactccatttccaatcgaatgtctgttgacgatgttaaatgatcagcttgatgtgaacaatctagtacaattattggacagcaatcagtaaaagttttataatctacaactgtaccataatcagtatgaagtcctaaattataatagctgggcgcaaattcaataaacattttgtacaaaagttgattgtttccatttatacgatcatacggcagatattcactattcaggaaaagtttaacatcgtgcaatttgcacatatcaaatttcgacattgactttcccattacatttttcctgtttGTCTGAAATGCTAATATTACAAATCGCGGTGTATCAGCTTTTGAAGCCATCTTTATAGTCCAAATCTTGCTAACACTGTTCGGCAGCTGAGGATATTCGTGGATATCCCAttttctgaatgcaattttcaatggcctatcctgatcgacaattttcagaaacttcaatcttaaatgatcatctacatgaatatagggcactttccaaagcaattttgttatttccaacgacattgatgttgcttgcGACGACTCaatacaattaatatctgtTGCGGACCTCAAAAGCACAAGCTCTtgtctcatattcaaaattacatgttgaaaatcttCGAAAAATGGCAGAAGTAATTTTAACGGTACGCAATAAGCAAAAGTATTATTAGTTAGTGTTGATGCACTATCAGTGAAACCTGCTAaattaaatgtatttttatcatttagttgtttcactaaatatgatttaatagtaGAAGTAATACCTACTAGTCGACTCTTTGCAACGACTGTACCTGCCAACTCAAATCGTATCTCATCAAACATATGTGCTACTGCATTTGAACTGAGCGTATATACAGCCTCGACCGGCGGATCATCAGGTTTGTCTTTTGCCGGCGGTTTTGTACATGTAATTTTCccctcaacaataagaaaagatttTGCAACTAATGAAATAAGGTCATGAGACGATTTCGACAaacgtatttcatcattgttattaaatttcaaattaccataCGGCGCATGCgtatgataatcaaattttgttatatctgaataatagtgtATGTCTTGTTCAACATTGAGTATGTCGCTAATTGCCGCCGCGtgttttgacaacatatttccaattcactttaaaaccaagcttttctaaaaaccttgctcAATTATGTGTTATCAGTTTCACGGACTGATAAGTACTAACCGGTGTCGGTTGCTGCATGCTAAAAGCAGTCCTACCGCCGCCACTCCACACCCTCCTACTTGCCGCGCCTAGGTTGTTATACACAACAAAACCCATTCTGTAGCGCTTCTTGCTCTCTCGCTTGTGTTGTTTGCGTGACTAATGCTCACATCATTCTAACACATGCTTGATCCATCGccgcctctctctctctattccttctttctaatgtgtactcttattgttatactatcgccgcggaaatcaactagtttaccattctgatcaactacttgaattacaatagattgaattcTGTGCGTGTTTAATGGAAAGTAAATAATTGGCGATggtgattcatttattagaaaaccaggtgcaacctttggtaggaattcaaaaattgtatgaacCTCTTGCCCATTCCGATAACTGCCGCATGCAATATTACAAGTAACCTGGAACGATGTTATATTTGTAATGGATACTAATCGtttagaataatgccatttatttgctacaagaatttctctatcaaaaccGAGTATATCGAGTATTGATGTGTTCATTgttaaatcaacatctttatccgctttcaattcacatagcaTTGTCATATTATTTCCTTGTATAATTAGATTTGAACTATCAACgttcaattttctctttatttcatttattatatgatCAATTTCGTAGGAGCCTGTATCCAAATCAATCAAGCTATCACCATACTTAAAAGATGAgttgacatttttaattatattcggtacactattttatgtccataaattaatcaatccaatttcataTTGATAGCGTGCGTCTAGCTCTAGTACAGTGGGAAGTACTTCAATTAAacaactgctgctgctgctacggtctttagatgataatgttattacaacCATTGTGTACTACTACTGTTTTACCACCACCTTCTTTCATACACATCTACAAGTGAACTGTCTGCTATAACGCAtctgcaagaaataaaagacaaaaatgaccacatacattactatttagtgtttgtaattgatcataattgaaataaatttcaacatttggttgttgtttgaaatagtttatcaattgtatgggcggctgtaaattaccaattggatcaaaataatatactttttgtgCATGTTTTTTGTAAGCCACCCAGTGTGTTCCACTGTTCATGATCGAGTCTAAATTTATGatcgatttttcatttaaattaattctttttggcaatgtatcaatcatataaataccacgcaatttaatatctaaaatatcagcccaatcttgtagatcataatttgacagtggtccttgtatattaatcttcattttctcactttcttTGGCGCTCTCctcgtcctcttcttcttcttcttctttgttgtccttcttcttctttgtgaaggtgtttcaatgattctaccACCTTTATACAAGGGCGCATATGGTCttaaataaaaaccttgacCAGCTATGTGCttacttaaatgtttaattgcttTTTGTCGTAAATGTGCACTTCTTTGTTCTTgtagtgatgaattatttttccaaccttCTCTTCTATTATTCCGCCGCCTCCGTTGTACTCTACCCCCGCCAAAGGCAGCTTTAGCTTTGATCAAATTTGTAACTAAGTATGCGGCTGCTTTTTCAGTTAaacctgtgtttggatttttaaaAACAGACCATGCTTTTTTAGCCAAACGACGATCGGCCACATTTTGCGACGAATTATCACTATTCTGCACATACGCTATatcatgctctttacatgcttcaTCCAGACTATTTATTCCTTTGTCCCCCCTCCTTAATCTTTTATCTAATTTGGTGCAGGGTCCGCAAAAGCGGTAGGAGGGGATATGCAACTCCAGGGGTAATGTATCGACAATTTTATTAAGGGCAGTTGATGCAAATCCGCTAAGTTTCGATAAAATACCAGTACCAATTTTACGTCGCACTCGTCGACGACAAGTCTTTTTTGCTACCAACCTTTcaatagcaatgttgaaacCTGACTAAATAGAAATTAGTTAATCCCCTTAAGACCTGTCGGCTCCGGCTCactatcaaaaatattacaaagttgTAATGTTGTTATTAGTAGAAAATTCGAAATACTATCACCAGACGATGGGTTTATGTTTATACAACTGTTCAATGCTGTATAATagttaaaaaaattacaaataaccttacgttgatcattcatataagcataccaTTTGTCTAgtccatcatcaaataatttcgatgttttataattcatttgagaTTGAGCACATAgttttatataagataatatatgtgcTTTATTATAAGCTTTTACGCTTAAATTGGcagtactgctgctgctgctgctgtcttTTACAGTTTggtttaatgatgaaaaatttaacaCATTTTCAACTCTAATATTGTGCAATGTACAAGTACTCAGAGTATAGTATAAGAGTAATATCATACTAATTGtgtatattatgaatgtaacaaatactatgattattttcatttcttgtccTATTGACTTGACTCCCATCGTGTCTGCTGGCAAACTAAGTTTGCAGTGACATGCAACTGAATGCATTCATGTATGACGCATGTGTGCAGCTATGCATGACCAGACATGTCTGAGTCATTAACCTTTGACTATAAATAGTCATGCAGAACAATGATTGTACATCAGTTGTGCACAGTTGTTGATCACGCACACACAAGGTAAGTTAAATGAAGTGCAATAatcaacatatatatatatataatttattataattgaacaagaagaaaaagaaacctaatcctttaattcaaattgccacaatttaaaaaaaaaaaaaaaaaaaaaaaaattaaaattttaaatattattaatttaaaaatgttcctCTGATCAGCTGAATCTACGGCCGCTGTCGCGACCGTCGATTCAGCCTTATATCAGAGGAACGACCTTCATTATGTACAACTTGCATTATTAAATTGTGGCAACCTGAATTAAATGACTGTACATTCGCACGCGTAATCTTAGCAGTAAATCTATGTGGCATGAATGTTTCAATTTCGGCATCTTCGTTGCCCCGACATCCTACATTTGCTACCCTAATGATAACAGCATCCTTGTTGTAGGAGCACACAACACGCGCACCTAAAACAGGATACTGAAATGCATCGAATAAATGTTTTAACACAATTGTACGACGTCGGGATGGATCTGAAAATCTTATCAGGCCATCGAAATCAAATTCATGTCGCATAGAGTTAGATCCTAAGATTGCGCGTGGACGACTATAAGGATGAGCGGTGGAGGCAGCGGGGGGACAACCTTGTTGGTGTGATGTGAAGGCGGGGGGGATTCTTGTTGTGGAGGCGGGGGGTATCCGGACTTGCTGGTGTGATGTGACGGTGAAGGCGGGGGAGATTCTTGTTGTGGGGGTGGGGGGTATCCGGACTTGTTGGTGTGATGTGATGGTGAAGGCGGGGGGGATCGCAGCAGCTCGGGTGGCGGGTGGTGGCGACGTGTATATTACAAGCTGCTGGCAATGCGGCGATGAAGGGGGAGGGAGATCGGGGCTGGAAACCTGTTGCTGACGTCGATCCGTGTGATGAAGTGGTTGCCAGAGGTTTTGCTCCTTGAGTTGCTTTTCAGCTCTGGTCAATAGTTTCATTAATGAGTTTTCTTCATCAAACAGGTCGGCGTCGGCAGGTGCAGCGTCGCTTCTCAATAGTTCAGCCTCCAGCATAGCCATTGCCCCGTCCTCGGACCACAACTCGTTAGTGTAAATGTCCTGTAGAAAAAAATCTAGTTtagcaaaaatatatttttttttttttttcagttggTGTTTGAAAATGTTGCCGCGAGCAAGAAAGCGTTGCATTCATTGTTCCAACAACAGTGACATCATCAACAGTGACAACAACGATAGTGATGAGAAGAAAGCGGTAAATTACTTTAAAGAAATCGATAGGCTTGACTCATTTTTTAAAGGTAATAAAACTATTTGGCCGCATCAATATCCAAAACCGAATCATTTAGCAGAGGCCGGCTTctactttttaaaagttttcgatagaacaaaatgtgttttttgcaatgtagttttggaaaattgggaagtgagtgattatgctatttttgaacataaaaaatggtCACCGAAGTGCGGCTTCATAAACAATTATCTTGTTGGTAATATTCGTACAACGTCAACTTTTCAGAAAAACCCAGACTACAATGAACAATACGAacgtgaaaattcatttatgaaaatggaatgtttgccgaaaaatttcaaacagttagcAAGTGAGGGATTTTATTAtggtattgatttttcaaattcgaatgGATTTGGTCTTATTTGCAGTGGTTGTCGTATGTGGGCAGACACATCGATCAATAAATACCAATTGAGGGATTTACACATTCAATCATCGCCAAATTGCgattttgttaaaaaaagtcgtgaagcagaagaagaagaagaagaagaagaagaagaagaagaagaagaagaagaagaagaagaagaagaagaagaagaagaagaagatgatgataaagacataacctattagcagtgtgtgtgtgtgtgtgtgtgtgataagTATTCCAGTTGCGCAAAGTTTTAATTAGCAGTTAAGTGTGAAGAACAATAAAGACATGCACCTAGAGTGGGCTAATCAGTTTTAGGGGACATTAGAAGAACATTATTTGTACGATAGAAGTATTCAGTTGAAAAAAAGACTGATTGCACAAAGGGATGACAGTGTTTTAATCAGCAGTTAAGTGTGAAGAACAACAAAGACATCCACCTAGAGTGAGCTAATCAGTTTTAGGAGCACATTAGAAGAACTTTATTTGTATGATAGAAGTATTCAGTTGAAAAAGACTGATAACATTAGTTTGCTAAATTTGTATGagaagaaaactgacaacaaacAGAAAACTACTGTTGGATTAGAAGAATGTATTTCAAGACAGTTTGCTAGTTGAGTAAATGGAAAATAAACTTACATTGGTTCCGCTGTTGTTTAGCGCTGCCATAGGCGAGGATTGATCTGCTGACATCGTCGTAGTGTTGTTGGAGTTTCAAACTGATACTAACAGAAGGACGTAGTTTTTcgtcattatatattatcaacttgatgaaTATAGATGGTAAGAAGTTCAAAGAAAGTATATCTGTTTGGTGCATATGTTGTATGCGAAATTTAGTACAGATGTGTGGAACACTGATAAGGAAACGTTTGCAAATTTCTTAAGGAACGGTCAAAATGTGTGCACCTTGCATGTCTCTGTAACGGACTTAACATCTGCTAGCTGAGtgaaagatattaatttattcattgtgcAGTGCACATGcatacttatataattattgcaaCCCCCACATGTTCTGCGTGATAACAAACTGACAGTTGATGGTACCGAGCGGCTCAAAATTATAAAAGCATCGAGTGACATGATATTGCTTGCATTCGATTATAGTGTGACGTTTCATGCACAGTGCAAATGGACAAGCAACAATCCGATAAAGCAGCGGCTGCAACAAGCGAAGAAGCAGTAACACCAACAAACAACACGTAAGTATAatgaactattttttttttaaataatttacaaaCTGTAAAAAAATTAGCAACAAGTTTTGCGAGTGTTGTCACGTTTTCATCGGctgattgaaaaacaaatatgattaaaatgttatactctaacaatcaaactgaaaaagcGGCAGTAAACAATTTGACtactttaatttctattttgaaaacaattgtcTAACAACTGCAAACAAATATGCCGGCTGAGGAGGTAATAATTGTGCTTGAAGtaaactggaaaaatatactatctgatttatgatcatttgtgcgtttgcaaataaatgtaaattttgaaaacaattgtcTAACAACTGCAAACAAATATGGCGGCTGTGGAGGTAATAATTGTGCTTGAAGtaaactggaaaaatatactatctgatttatgatcattgtgcgtttgcaaataaatgtaaattttgaaaacaattgtcTTGCTCTAACAACTGCAAACAAATATGGCGGCTGAGGAGGTAATAATTGTGCTTGaagtaaactggaaaatatactatctgatttatgatcattgtgcgtttgcaaataaatgtatacacacacacacacaccacacacacacacacacacacacaacacacacacacacacacacacacacacagtcattttattctatacaattatttcattctatatgTTTGTTTTTCAGCCTGGTTGAGTCGATAGCGGACGAcaaggaggtggaggtggaaaTGGCAAGTGAGGAATGGTGCGTGGTTGACAGCAGCGAATCGCCGCCGGCAAAACGTGTGCACTTTTCCACAGCGTGCGATACGCCAAAACGTGGCGGTCGGGGCCACGGCATTTATTTTGCCGATCAACGACGCGTCATCGCTCAGGGCAGAGGCCGCCAAATTGATGTGGTCGGTGTGAGCGCGGACTCATCATTGCAACAGTCCAGTCGCAATAGTGGTCAGCAAGCtgaagcatcatcatcatcactgatTCTGCTAGACGTGACAAACTCATCGCAACCGAGGATCGTGAACGCTACTGCTGCTAACATCAACAACAAAGTTGAAAACATTGACCCGCAGGAAACAAGCTCTTCAAAGCGGTAAGACGGCAAAAACCTATTATTActaatactactactactactagcaaaatcgaaaaactatggattatactattgaacgaagtACTAGCATAAATTCGAGTGCAGTTCGCTACAgatttgtttttagaaaaatattcattgatgttgttcaaacattattgcaaattttaaagccgaaagtaattgaattaattgttgaagaaagtgataattttgacaaaaatattaaatggtattttgttacaactgttcaattgaaaaaagtaaatgttGATAGCGGCAGCAGCGATCAATCGCAACAAGAAGAAATCGTTGAAACTATGACAAACGCATCGTTTTACAGTTATACGTCATTGTTAATTAATCTTGATGAACAATTAGATATTTTGCAAGACCAATTTATTAGTGgtgtagagaaaattgaatcaacgcttgataaatttattaggTACGGCAGTGGTTGGACTGTAGTTAGaatcatttcatttgatttgaatattactcGTTACAATCCTTTAGCTG
Coding sequences within it:
- the LOC120354589 gene encoding uncharacterized protein LOC120354589, yielding MDKQQSDKAAAATSEEAVTPTNNTLVESIADDKEVEVEMASEEWCVVDSSESPPAKRVHFSTACDTPKRGGRGHGIYFADQRRVIAQGRGRQIDVVGVSADSSLQQSSRNSGQQAEASSSSLILLDVTNSSQPRIVNATAANINNKVENIDPQETSSSKR